In one window of Candidatus Eisenbacteria bacterium DNA:
- a CDS encoding integrase core domain-containing protein: PLHRFLIYDNDAIFCSAITQAIESLGLHPRRTTLESPWQNGTAERFVGTVRRELLDHVVILGEDHLRRLLREYVEYYNTDRVHTSIADAPEGRVCESKPSLGSEQSVTARGRSSWPICMA, translated from the coding sequence CCGCTCCATCGGTTTCTGATCTACGACAACGACGCGATCTTCTGTTCCGCGATCACGCAGGCGATCGAGAGCCTCGGTCTCCATCCCCGGCGCACGACACTCGAGAGTCCCTGGCAGAACGGGACTGCGGAGCGGTTTGTCGGCACCGTGCGCCGCGAGCTCCTTGATCATGTGGTCATCCTCGGTGAAGACCACCTGCGACGATTGCTGCGGGAATATGTCGAGTACTACAACACCGATCGCGTCCACACCTCGATCGCCGACGCGCCGGAAGGCCGAGTCTGCGAATCGAAGCCTTCGCTCGGCTCGGAACAATCGGTTACCGCGCGT